One stretch of Lysobacter sp. TY2-98 DNA includes these proteins:
- a CDS encoding EAL domain-containing protein: MRFRIGLQAQFFAMVGFAILAASALMVLFWMRQQEVQTTVEGLSRQATDQVLDANLRRRADGTAEQLAKALVNPLYYFDLDAVGDLAKSTLRQPGVRYVLVYDADGNILHDGTADIPTYGRRMDDALAFEAIGARELHAQTTRDILDVSAPILIGGSRLGGVRVGFDRTEGRDFQQAAMTQLRQQIRDLGHRQLLAILLLSAALLALGGVVLALIQRTLVHPIGELADSARAIEAGHFDTGMPVSRRKDELGDLVRAFGRMSYSVARHDREIRRMAYTDALTGLANRLAFREMLDARLMQLNGAGRELALLFADADDFKRINDTLGHDAGDEVLLQFAHRISDTVAEMGGADARVARFGGDEFVILVEDGDVRAGATQLAERLVQVLSEPLVVQGRQVFLGTSVGVTLYPEDADGATALLKNGDIAMYQAKVAGKNCYRFYSRAMNEAVERRVHLENELRGAWDRGELRLVYQPVYRLADQRLVGAEALLRWRHHEQGVIAPSVFIDVAEQSGLIDTIGPQVMRAACGDAVLWEQARAADAEPLFVSVNVSPRQLRSGDLARMVEASLRDAGLSPDQLHIELTETAVISDEAHASQLLTRLRSLGVKVWLDDFGTGFSGLSHLRRVPVDGVKIDRSFVADVLRDPDDLALTTAIIAMAHSLGITVVAEGVEKEGQYALLRERRCDLAQGYWLGHPLEMEEFLALVAEEVVA; this comes from the coding sequence ATGAGGTTCCGCATCGGCCTGCAGGCGCAGTTCTTCGCCATGGTCGGCTTCGCGATCCTCGCGGCCAGCGCGCTGATGGTGCTGTTCTGGATGCGCCAGCAGGAAGTGCAGACGACGGTCGAAGGGCTGTCGCGCCAGGCCACCGACCAGGTGCTCGACGCCAACCTGCGTCGTCGCGCGGACGGCACCGCCGAGCAGCTCGCGAAGGCGCTGGTCAATCCGCTGTACTACTTCGACCTCGACGCGGTCGGCGATCTCGCCAAGAGCACGCTTCGCCAGCCGGGCGTGCGCTACGTGCTGGTGTACGACGCCGACGGCAACATCCTCCACGACGGCACGGCGGACATCCCCACTTATGGCCGGCGCATGGACGATGCGCTCGCGTTCGAGGCGATCGGCGCGCGCGAACTGCATGCGCAGACGACGCGCGACATCCTCGACGTGTCGGCGCCGATCCTGATCGGCGGGTCTCGGCTCGGCGGTGTGCGCGTCGGTTTCGATCGCACCGAAGGCCGCGATTTCCAGCAGGCGGCGATGACGCAGCTGCGTCAGCAGATCCGCGATCTGGGCCATCGCCAGCTGCTCGCGATCCTGCTGCTGAGTGCGGCGCTGCTCGCGCTCGGTGGCGTCGTACTGGCGCTGATCCAGCGCACGTTGGTGCATCCGATCGGCGAGCTCGCGGATTCGGCGCGTGCGATCGAGGCAGGGCATTTCGATACGGGCATGCCCGTGAGTCGTCGCAAGGACGAACTCGGCGATCTGGTGCGTGCGTTCGGCCGCATGAGTTACAGCGTCGCGCGCCATGATCGCGAGATCCGCCGCATGGCCTACACCGACGCGCTGACCGGCCTCGCGAACCGCCTGGCGTTCCGCGAGATGCTCGATGCGCGCCTCATGCAGCTCAACGGCGCCGGTCGCGAGCTCGCGCTGCTGTTCGCCGATGCGGACGACTTCAAGCGCATCAACGACACGCTCGGCCATGACGCCGGCGACGAAGTGTTGCTGCAGTTCGCGCACCGCATCTCCGACACCGTGGCCGAGATGGGCGGTGCCGATGCGCGGGTCGCGCGTTTCGGCGGCGACGAGTTCGTGATCCTCGTCGAGGACGGCGACGTGCGCGCCGGCGCGACGCAGCTCGCCGAACGCCTCGTGCAGGTGCTGTCCGAGCCGCTGGTGGTACAGGGCAGGCAGGTGTTCCTCGGCACGTCGGTGGGCGTGACGCTCTACCCCGAGGATGCTGACGGTGCGACGGCGCTGCTCAAGAACGGCGACATCGCGATGTACCAGGCGAAAGTCGCGGGCAAGAACTGCTACCGCTTCTACAGCCGCGCCATGAATGAGGCGGTGGAGCGCCGTGTGCATCTCGAGAACGAGCTGCGCGGGGCATGGGACCGCGGCGAGCTGCGTCTCGTCTACCAGCCCGTGTATCGCCTCGCGGACCAGCGTCTCGTCGGTGCGGAAGCGCTGCTGCGCTGGCGTCATCACGAGCAGGGCGTCATCGCGCCGTCGGTCTTCATCGACGTCGCGGAGCAGAGCGGCCTGATCGACACGATCGGGCCGCAGGTCATGCGCGCGGCGTGTGGCGACGCGGTGCTGTGGGAGCAGGCGCGTGCGGCCGACGCCGAACCGCTGTTCGTCTCCGTCAACGTCTCGCCGCGCCAGCTGCGCAGTGGCGACCTCGCGCGCATGGTGGAAGCGAGCCTCCGCGATGCCGGGCTCTCGCCGGACCAGTTGCACATCGAACTCACCGAGACCGCGGTGATCAGCGACGAAGCGCATGCGAGCCAACTGCTCACGCGCCTGCGGTCGCTGGGCGTGAAGGTATGGCTGGACGATTTCGGCACCGGGTTCTCGGGCCTGAGCCACCTGCGCCGCGTGCCCGTCGATGGCGTCAAGATCGACCGCAGCTTCGTCGCCGACGTGCTGCGCGATCCCGACGATCTCGCGCTCACCACCGCGATCATCGCGATGGCGCATTCGCTGGGTATCACCGTCGTCGCCGAAGGCGTCGAGAAGGAGGGCCAGTACGCGCTGCTGCGCGAGCGCCGCTGCGATCTGGCGCAGGGCTACTGGCTGGGCCATCCGCTGGAGATGGAGGAATTCCTTGCCCTGGTGGCAGAGGAAGTCGTCGCCTGA
- a CDS encoding exopolysaccharide biosynthesis protein, translating to MHDPADGDHDRSTRVLLDGFADAASTHRLTFAELFAGLGDRAFGMLLMAAAAPAFIPIPGLAGGLSGPLVGLVGVQLVVRLQRPWLPKFIGRRSPRPTTLVHLRDRIAPWLARLERVVRPRAEVLLDHWLPGIVTGLLVLVTGLLLTLPIPFTNYALGVLVLLFALAFLERDGVLMLVAWAGAIASIVVFGLLSGSLARMAAQYF from the coding sequence ATGCACGATCCGGCTGACGGCGACCACGATCGCAGCACCCGCGTGCTGCTCGACGGATTCGCCGACGCGGCGTCGACCCACAGGCTTACCTTCGCCGAACTCTTCGCGGGCCTCGGCGACCGCGCGTTCGGCATGTTGCTGATGGCCGCCGCGGCGCCGGCGTTCATTCCGATTCCCGGACTCGCGGGCGGCCTCAGCGGACCGCTGGTGGGGCTGGTCGGCGTGCAGCTCGTCGTGCGCCTGCAGCGCCCCTGGCTGCCGAAGTTCATCGGCCGCCGCAGTCCGCGCCCGACCACATTGGTGCACCTGCGCGATCGCATCGCCCCCTGGCTCGCACGCCTGGAGCGCGTCGTACGCCCACGCGCCGAGGTGCTGCTCGATCACTGGCTGCCAGGCATCGTCACCGGCCTGCTCGTGCTGGTGACGGGCCTGCTGCTCACGCTGCCGATTCCCTTCACCAATTACGCATTGGGCGTGCTGGTGCTGCTGTTCGCGCTGGCCTTCCTAGAACGCGACGGTGTGCTGATGCTCGTCGCCTGGGCGGGCGCGATCGCGTCGATCGTGGTGTTCGGCCTGCTGTCGGGAAGCCTTGCGCGAATGGCCGCGCAGTACTTTTGA
- a CDS encoding MGMT family protein, giving the protein MSAPDTNDAARRIFAAIRAIPKGEVAGYGEVARRAGLPGRARMVARLLSTSAEPNLPWHRVLRSDGRIAFPDGSDGYREQSARLRAEGVRVQSGKVVGMRRAQTLDESLWGPPE; this is encoded by the coding sequence ATGTCCGCTCCCGACACGAACGACGCGGCCCGTCGCATATTCGCCGCGATCCGCGCGATCCCGAAAGGCGAGGTCGCGGGCTATGGGGAAGTCGCCCGTCGCGCGGGCCTGCCGGGTCGTGCACGCATGGTGGCGCGACTGCTGAGCACGTCCGCCGAACCGAACCTGCCGTGGCATCGCGTGCTGCGTTCCGACGGGCGCATCGCGTTTCCGGACGGCTCGGACGGCTATCGCGAACAGAGCGCGCGCCTACGTGCGGAAGGCGTCCGCGTGCAGTCCGGCAAGGTGGTGGGCATGCGCAGGGCTCAGACGCTCGATGAGTCGCTCTGGGGCCCGCCGGAGTGA
- a CDS encoding hemolysin family protein — translation MRDLLIVLLLVVFNAFFAMSEMAVMTSRKSRLRHMASTSSRAHKALELAESPESFLSAVQLWITLLSLLTGYFGGESMGEKIAEPLRDVPSLAPYATYIGRASGFLVVLFFFGLVGELVPKRIGTLRPESIAALVAYPMDFFAKLAKPFVVLLSTSTRLLLRLLRLGDSGDEAVTEEEIRMLVSEGHEQGVIDADERKMMNRVLSLGDRTTESLMTPRTRIVWLDASAEPAENLEALHEAPFSRFPVYRGSDSDVVGILEAKSLLRAIGRGQMPALFESLREPLFVSESTPALKLLEIFREEQQSLALVVDEYGDISGLVTVNDLMGAVIGRIQNDSDERPSGIVVRDDGSLLVDGSLGVEELRELLGAGELPGEDEHDFHTAAGMVIAQFGRIPHAGEHFEWNGWRIEVIDLDGPRVDKLLMQRVSSENEGDDARSG, via the coding sequence GTGCGTGACCTGCTGATCGTCCTCCTGCTGGTGGTGTTCAACGCCTTCTTCGCGATGTCGGAGATGGCGGTGATGACCTCGCGCAAGAGCCGCCTGCGCCACATGGCGTCGACGAGTTCGCGCGCGCACAAGGCGCTGGAGCTCGCGGAGTCGCCCGAGAGCTTCCTGTCCGCCGTGCAGCTGTGGATCACGCTGCTCAGCCTGCTCACCGGCTACTTCGGTGGCGAGTCCATGGGCGAGAAGATCGCCGAACCGCTGCGCGACGTTCCTTCGCTCGCGCCCTACGCCACCTACATCGGGCGCGCCAGCGGCTTCCTCGTCGTGCTGTTCTTCTTCGGCCTAGTGGGCGAGCTGGTGCCCAAGCGCATCGGCACGCTGCGGCCCGAGTCGATCGCGGCGCTCGTCGCCTACCCCATGGATTTCTTCGCGAAGCTGGCGAAGCCCTTCGTCGTGCTGCTCTCGACCTCGACGCGCCTGCTCCTGCGTTTGCTGCGTCTGGGCGACAGCGGCGACGAAGCGGTGACCGAAGAAGAGATCCGCATGCTGGTGAGCGAAGGCCACGAGCAGGGCGTGATCGATGCCGACGAGCGCAAGATGATGAATCGCGTGCTCAGCCTCGGCGACCGCACCACCGAAAGCCTGATGACGCCCCGCACGCGCATCGTCTGGCTGGACGCTTCCGCCGAGCCCGCGGAAAACCTCGAGGCACTGCATGAGGCGCCCTTCTCGCGCTTTCCGGTCTATCGCGGCAGCGACTCGGACGTGGTCGGCATTCTCGAAGCGAAGTCGCTGCTGCGGGCGATCGGCCGCGGCCAGATGCCGGCGCTCTTCGAAAGCCTGCGCGAACCGCTGTTCGTGTCGGAGTCGACGCCCGCGCTCAAGCTTCTCGAGATCTTCCGCGAAGAGCAGCAGTCGCTCGCGCTGGTCGTGGACGAATACGGCGACATCAGCGGCCTGGTGACGGTCAACGACCTGATGGGTGCGGTGATCGGACGTATCCAGAACGACAGCGACGAACGCCCGAGCGGCATCGTCGTGCGCGACGACGGTTCACTGCTGGTCGACGGCTCGCTCGGTGTCGAGGAACTGCGCGAGCTGCTGGGTGCCGGCGAGCTGCCAGGCGAGGACGAACACGACTTCCACACCGCCGCAGGCATGGTGATCGCTCAATTCGGGCGTATTCCACACGCCGGCGAGCACTTCGAATGGAACGGCTGGCGCATCGAGGTGATCGACCTGGACGGACCGCGCGTCGACAAACTGCTGATGCAGCGCGTGTCGTCCGAGAATGAAGGCGACGATGCACGATCCGGCTGA
- a CDS encoding DUF47 family protein, giving the protein MFSLQTIFGQGKQFYALLEEAAVAAHDSTKALHAMLRESAGQPTLDVFKLTRQRERAASDKIRHELVNSFITPIEREDIEALASALYKIPKQVEKFADRYSMALRHLQGIDFAPRAAMLEKAAGVVVEMVQALPAMKLETMKGLSDRLRSIENEADRLMLELYRDIYSGRLDAQQMFLLKEFFEILEKAIDRCQEAGVVAYEIVLKNS; this is encoded by the coding sequence ATGTTCTCCCTCCAGACGATCTTCGGCCAAGGCAAGCAGTTCTACGCGCTGCTCGAGGAAGCCGCCGTCGCCGCGCACGACAGCACCAAGGCACTGCACGCGATGCTGCGCGAATCGGCCGGCCAGCCGACGCTCGACGTGTTCAAGCTCACGCGCCAGCGCGAGCGCGCCGCGTCGGACAAGATCCGCCACGAGCTGGTGAACAGCTTCATCACCCCGATCGAGCGCGAGGACATCGAAGCGTTGGCGTCCGCGCTGTACAAGATTCCGAAGCAGGTCGAGAAGTTCGCCGATCGCTATTCGATGGCGCTGCGCCACCTGCAGGGCATCGACTTCGCGCCCCGTGCCGCGATGCTCGAGAAGGCGGCGGGTGTGGTGGTCGAGATGGTCCAGGCGCTGCCGGCGATGAAGCTGGAAACGATGAAGGGCCTCAGCGACCGCCTGCGTTCGATCGAGAACGAAGCCGACCGCCTGATGCTCGAGCTGTATCGCGACATCTATTCCGGCCGCCTCGACGCGCAGCAGATGTTCCTGCTCAAGGAGTTCTTCGAGATCCTCGAGAAGGCCATCGACCGCTGCCAGGAAGCCGGCGTCGTCGCCTACGAAATCGTGCTGAAGAACTCCTGA
- a CDS encoding rhomboid family intramembrane serine protease has product MFSKIPPVTRALLIANVVVFLLQWLAGESVLGDVLDVMQLWPIGAGDPYGAPSFMPWQLLTYAFMHGSIQHLFFNMLALVMFGSQVEHVWGARRYLGYYLTCVVGAAICQLAVGYGTMAMGGEAYPTVGASGAIFGLLLAYGMLFPQQRVMLLIPPVPMKARTLVIVYGVLELLMGITGTMPGVAHFAHLGGMLFGWLLIRYWRRRPPSRGGRNRPPNIRIVH; this is encoded by the coding sequence ATGTTTTCGAAGATTCCGCCCGTCACGCGGGCCCTGTTGATCGCCAACGTCGTGGTGTTCCTGCTGCAATGGCTGGCGGGCGAATCCGTTCTCGGCGATGTGCTCGACGTGATGCAGCTCTGGCCGATCGGAGCGGGTGATCCGTACGGCGCGCCGTCGTTCATGCCGTGGCAGCTGCTGACCTATGCCTTCATGCACGGCAGCATCCAGCACCTGTTTTTCAACATGCTCGCGCTGGTGATGTTCGGGTCGCAGGTCGAACACGTCTGGGGCGCGCGACGCTACCTCGGCTACTACCTCACCTGCGTCGTCGGCGCGGCGATCTGCCAGCTCGCGGTGGGCTACGGCACGATGGCGATGGGCGGCGAGGCCTATCCCACCGTCGGCGCCTCGGGCGCGATCTTCGGCCTGCTGCTCGCCTACGGCATGCTGTTTCCGCAGCAGCGCGTGATGCTCCTGATCCCGCCGGTGCCGATGAAGGCGCGCACGCTGGTGATCGTCTACGGCGTGCTCGAGCTGCTGATGGGCATCACCGGCACGATGCCCGGCGTCGCGCACTTCGCGCATCTGGGCGGCATGCTGTTCGGATGGTTGCTGATCCGCTACTGGCGACGTCGCCCGCCGTCGCGCGGCGGTCGCAACCGGCCACCGAACATCCGCATCGTGCACTGA
- a CDS encoding inorganic phosphate transporter, with the protein MLTLVLVVVAVALVFEYINGFHDTANSIATVVATKTLSPMQAVMMAAATNLFGALWGTAVAKTITSGIVDAHVVDITSQLVLCALIGGIVWNLITWALGLPSSSSHALIGGLCGAALAAARGNWHAIIWAEHKDPWFKSGGVLWKVIIPMVSSPLLGFIVGFAVMGLLYAIISGMASGGRLTRRAARPRPVNAFFGKAQVVSAAAMGFAHGSNDAQKTMGIIAIALLGAQSAGTLDALPAWLAFLHPSANAIEHKDIDTWIKVSCALVMAAGTAAGGWRIIKTLGHKLVKLQPINGFAAEASAATVILTASALGIPVSTTHNISATIMGVGTAKRSNAIRWTVVERMVWAWILTIPAAGGIAWLSYEALRALGWA; encoded by the coding sequence ATGCTGACCCTCGTGCTGGTCGTCGTGGCCGTTGCGCTCGTCTTCGAGTACATCAACGGTTTCCACGACACCGCCAACTCGATCGCGACCGTGGTCGCGACCAAGACCCTGTCGCCGATGCAGGCCGTGATGATGGCGGCGGCGACCAACCTGTTCGGCGCGCTGTGGGGCACCGCGGTCGCCAAGACGATCACGTCGGGCATCGTCGATGCGCATGTGGTCGATATCACCTCGCAGCTGGTGCTGTGCGCGCTGATCGGCGGCATCGTCTGGAACCTGATCACGTGGGCGCTCGGCCTGCCGTCGTCGTCGTCGCACGCGCTCATTGGCGGTCTGTGCGGCGCGGCGCTCGCGGCCGCGCGTGGCAACTGGCACGCGATCATCTGGGCCGAGCACAAGGATCCGTGGTTCAAGAGCGGCGGCGTGCTGTGGAAGGTGATCATCCCGATGGTGTCGTCGCCGTTGCTGGGCTTCATCGTCGGCTTCGCGGTGATGGGCCTGCTCTACGCGATCATCTCGGGCATGGCATCGGGCGGACGGCTGACGCGTCGCGCGGCGCGTCCGCGTCCGGTGAACGCGTTCTTCGGCAAGGCGCAGGTCGTCAGCGCCGCGGCGATGGGCTTCGCGCATGGTTCGAACGACGCGCAGAAGACGATGGGCATCATCGCCATCGCGCTGCTGGGCGCGCAGTCGGCGGGCACGCTTGACGCGTTGCCGGCGTGGCTTGCATTCCTGCATCCGTCGGCGAATGCGATCGAACACAAGGACATCGACACCTGGATCAAGGTGTCGTGCGCGCTGGTGATGGCGGCGGGCACCGCAGCGGGTGGCTGGCGCATCATCAAGACGCTGGGCCACAAGCTCGTGAAGCTGCAGCCGATCAACGGCTTCGCCGCGGAAGCGAGTGCGGCGACGGTGATCCTGACCGCGTCGGCGCTGGGCATCCCGGTGTCCACGACGCACAACATCTCCGCGACGATCATGGGTGTCGGCACCGCGAAGCGCTCGAACGCGATCCGCTGGACCGTCGTCGAACGCATGGTCTGGGCGTGGATCCTCACGATTCCCGCGGCCGGCGGCATCGCGTGGCTGTCGTACGAGGCGCTGCGCGCGTTGGGCTGGGCCTGA
- a CDS encoding M13 family metallopeptidase, translating into MTARPIVAALAVALFALTSTPESAAAAKKKASTSSSRTAKPAAPSACTDFYAYANAAWLAANPASPAVSAVSALDQLRLRAYQQQIDLLNGAMSTPQNDVQKLLGDFWASGIDDAAVERDGANPIAPLLSRINAIKKAKDIPPAIAALHQVGIPVAFNFSADVDLADTSRHIGYFTGGGIGLQDPAFYSRTDADTRAVMDRYRTYVQKILLLTGSTQASIPQELGYVMDIETRIAAAERPLSMQRDPRANYAAVPTANLAKTYTRLQLGDFLKAQGVTDDQVSMANPELFTTLDNLIAGVPVEEWKTFLRWRVGDAMAPYLSKSWRDASFDFRNHVLAGQVLPPPRQQDVLDAINLAAGPMLGREYVARYLPATSRTQATQIATQIRDALSAMVDRDPRLGDAAKAEAKAKLAGLKIEVGAPRRDLDYSVQPMGRGSFGSNMLIASTWRHREEMRRIGRGNADRRWDVLPQQPALTYDVPQNRLIVTAAMLQAPVFDTAQPGAALYGAYGALVGHELSHAIDAQGRLIDSKGQGRDWWTPTEAAAWSALGDRISSQAGTLAYPQLTGVKINGTLVRDQLVADQAGVELAQAALQAAQPGAPKETMQAFYTGWAHLWPEQVSVDEATARAATSAYPPGRWRVNLPLMNQPTFGTAFACKVGNPMQPKPDQQVRLWP; encoded by the coding sequence ATGACAGCACGCCCGATCGTCGCCGCACTGGCCGTTGCCCTCTTCGCCCTGACGTCCACGCCCGAATCCGCCGCCGCGGCGAAAAAGAAGGCCTCCACGTCGTCCTCCCGCACCGCCAAGCCGGCCGCGCCGAGCGCCTGCACCGACTTCTACGCTTATGCGAATGCGGCGTGGCTTGCTGCGAACCCCGCCTCACCGGCCGTGTCGGCGGTCTCCGCCCTGGACCAGCTGCGCTTGCGCGCCTACCAGCAGCAGATCGACCTGCTCAACGGCGCGATGAGCACACCGCAGAACGATGTGCAGAAGTTGCTCGGCGACTTCTGGGCCAGCGGTATCGACGACGCCGCGGTCGAGCGCGATGGCGCGAACCCGATCGCGCCGTTGCTCAGCCGCATCAACGCGATCAAGAAGGCCAAGGACATTCCGCCGGCGATCGCGGCGCTGCACCAGGTTGGTATCCCGGTCGCATTCAATTTCAGCGCCGATGTCGACCTCGCCGACACCAGCCGCCACATCGGCTACTTCACCGGCGGCGGCATCGGCCTGCAGGATCCCGCGTTCTATTCGCGCACCGATGCCGACACGCGCGCGGTGATGGACCGCTACCGCACCTACGTCCAGAAGATCCTGCTGCTCACCGGCTCGACGCAGGCGTCGATCCCGCAGGAACTCGGCTACGTCATGGACATCGAGACGCGCATCGCCGCGGCGGAACGTCCGCTGTCGATGCAGCGCGACCCGCGCGCGAACTACGCCGCGGTGCCGACCGCCAACCTTGCGAAGACCTACACGCGCCTGCAGCTCGGCGACTTCCTCAAGGCGCAGGGTGTCACCGACGACCAGGTGTCGATGGCGAACCCGGAACTCTTCACCACGCTCGACAACCTCATCGCCGGCGTGCCGGTCGAAGAGTGGAAGACCTTCCTGCGCTGGCGCGTGGGCGATGCGATGGCGCCGTATCTCAGCAAGTCGTGGCGCGACGCGAGCTTCGACTTCCGCAATCACGTTCTCGCCGGACAGGTCCTGCCGCCGCCGCGCCAGCAGGACGTGCTCGACGCGATCAATCTCGCCGCCGGCCCGATGCTCGGTCGCGAGTACGTCGCGCGCTACCTGCCCGCGACGTCGCGTACGCAGGCCACGCAGATCGCCACGCAGATTCGCGATGCGCTGTCGGCGATGGTCGATCGCGATCCGCGTCTTGGTGATGCAGCAAAGGCCGAAGCAAAAGCCAAGCTCGCCGGGCTCAAGATCGAAGTCGGCGCACCCCGTCGCGATCTCGACTATTCGGTGCAGCCTATGGGTCGGGGCAGCTTCGGCAGCAACATGTTGATCGCGTCCACCTGGCGCCACCGCGAGGAGATGCGTCGCATCGGCCGCGGCAATGCCGATCGCCGATGGGACGTGCTGCCGCAGCAGCCCGCGCTCACTTACGACGTGCCGCAGAACCGCCTGATCGTCACTGCCGCGATGCTGCAGGCGCCGGTGTTCGACACCGCGCAGCCCGGCGCGGCGCTGTACGGCGCGTACGGTGCACTGGTCGGTCACGAGCTCAGCCATGCGATCGATGCACAGGGTCGCCTGATCGACTCCAAGGGCCAGGGCCGCGACTGGTGGACGCCCACCGAAGCCGCCGCGTGGTCCGCGCTTGGCGATCGCATTTCGTCGCAAGCGGGCACCCTCGCCTATCCTCAGCTCACCGGCGTCAAGATCAATGGCACGCTCGTGCGCGACCAGCTCGTCGCGGACCAGGCGGGTGTCGAGCTCGCGCAGGCCGCGCTGCAGGCCGCGCAGCCCGGCGCGCCGAAGGAGACGATGCAGGCGTTCTACACCGGCTGGGCGCACCTCTGGCCGGAGCAGGTGTCGGTCGACGAAGCCACCGCGCGCGCCGCGACCAGCGCGTATCCGCCCGGCCGCTGGCGCGTGAACCTGCCGCTGATGAACCAGCCGACGTTCGGCACGGCGTTCGCGTGCAAGGTCGGCAATCCGATGCAGCCGAAGCCGGACCAGCAGGTGCGTCTCTGGCCGTGA
- a CDS encoding phosphate/phosphite/phosphonate ABC transporter substrate-binding protein, whose amino-acid sequence MAPASLEAAGETSSSGVLVLGRVSDDPAQHYDQLKPLLDYVVPRMADVGIREGRILMARDPQQMASYMRRGRVDWVTETAGTAMLLNQRVGARPLLLTERDGVSRYRSVFFARRDRGLSSLDDLRGHRIAFQRPSSTSAYYVPAGELLDRGMHLEILLSPDDQPAAGSVGYLFARSELNIATWVHKGLVDAGVMSNVDWDNPARVPSTFRRDFVLIGQTPDYPRAVEVVRGDLDPRIAARLREVLLEASNDPAGREALLAFFGTTRFLPLDPASERALAGIGRGVARIKADVE is encoded by the coding sequence GTGGCCCCCGCCTCGCTCGAGGCGGCGGGTGAGACGTCGTCGTCCGGCGTTCTCGTGCTCGGACGCGTGAGCGACGACCCCGCCCAGCACTACGACCAGCTCAAGCCGCTGCTCGACTACGTCGTGCCGCGCATGGCCGACGTCGGCATCCGCGAAGGCCGCATCCTGATGGCGCGCGATCCGCAGCAGATGGCGAGCTACATGCGCCGCGGCCGCGTGGACTGGGTCACCGAAACCGCCGGCACCGCGATGCTGCTCAACCAGCGCGTCGGTGCACGCCCGCTGCTGCTCACCGAGCGCGACGGGGTCAGCCGCTACCGCAGCGTGTTCTTCGCCCGTCGCGATCGCGGTCTGTCGTCGCTCGACGATCTGCGCGGCCATCGCATCGCGTTCCAGCGCCCGTCATCGACGAGCGCCTATTACGTGCCGGCAGGCGAACTGCTCGATCGCGGCATGCACCTCGAAATCCTGCTGTCGCCGGACGACCAGCCGGCTGCGGGCTCGGTTGGTTACCTGTTCGCGCGCTCCGAACTCAACATCGCGACGTGGGTGCACAAGGGCCTGGTCGACGCGGGCGTGATGAGCAACGTCGACTGGGACAACCCGGCACGTGTGCCGTCGACGTTCCGACGCGACTTCGTGCTGATCGGCCAGACGCCGGACTACCCGCGCGCCGTGGAAGTCGTGCGCGGCGATCTCGATCCACGCATCGCCGCGCGCCTGCGCGAAGTGCTGCTCGAAGCTTCCAACGATCCGGCCGGCCGCGAAGCGCTGCTCGCGTTCTTCGGCACCACGCGTTTCCTTCCGCTCGACCCGGCGTCCGAACGCGCGCTGGCCGGCATCGGCCGCGGCGTCGCCCGCATCAAGGCGGACGTCGAATGA